Proteins from one Juglans microcarpa x Juglans regia isolate MS1-56 chromosome 6S, Jm3101_v1.0, whole genome shotgun sequence genomic window:
- the LOC121237555 gene encoding sugar transport protein 12-like yields MAGGAIAASDGREYPGKLTFKVFVTCVVAATGGLIFGYDLGISGGVTSMDSFLEKFFPAVYEKETSIRPSENQYCKFDSQTLTLFTSSLYVAALVASIFAATITRHFGRRTTMLWGGILFCVGALFNGFAERVWMLIVGRMLLGFGIGCANQSVPIYVSEMAPYRFRGALNMMFQLAITIGILVANLLNYFFAQIEGGWGWRLSLGGAMVPALIIIAGSFCLADTPNSLIERNHLKEAKEQLVKIRGIPNVDEEFNDLVSASEASKLVKHPWVSIFQRKYRPQLTMAICIPLFQQLTGMNVITFYAPVLFKTIGFGSSASLMSAVITGTVNCLATLVSIFSVDKFGRRTLFLEGGAQMFICQVIITIAIAFKFGTTGNPGELPKWYAYGVVSFICLYVAGFAWSWGPLGWLVPSEIFPLEIRSAAQSINVSVNMIFTFAIAQVFTSMLCHLKFGLFIFFACWVVIMTLFIHKFLPETKGVPIEEMTIVWRNHPYWRKFVSSEGDASGPESGDIQLEKGGEQKV; encoded by the exons ATGGCTGGAGGTGCCATCGCTGCGTCGGATGGACGGGAATATCCGGGCAAACTCACTTTCAAGGTCTTTGTAACTTGCGTAGTTGCAGCCACTGGCGGATTAATTTTTGGTTATGATCTTGGAATTTCAG GCGGAGTTACATCCATGGATTCCTTCTTGGAAAAGTTTTTTCCCGCTGTATACGAAAAGGAGACATCGATCAGACCTTCTGAAAACCAGTACTGCAAATTTGACAGCCAGACATTGACGCTGTTTACTTCGTCCCTGTATGTTGCTGCTTTGGTCGCATCCATTTTTGCAGCAACAATAACGAGACATTTTGGGAGGCGAACTACGATGCTTTGGGGTGGAATACTTTTCTGTGTTGGTGCGCTTTTCAATGGCTTCGCTGAAAGGGTCTGGATGCTTATTGTTGGTCGAATGCTACTAGGTTTTGGTATTGGATGTGCCAATCAG TCTGTGCCAATCTACGTTTCTGAGATGGCGCCGTACAGATTCCGAGGTGCTCTCAACATGATGTTCCAATTGGCAATTACTATTGGCATCCTCGTTGCCAATCTGCTGAACTATTTCTTCGCTCAGATTGAGGGTGGTTGGGGATGGCGTTTGAGCTTGGGGGGTGCCATGGTTCCTGCTCTGATAATCATTGCAGGTTCGTTTTGTCTTGCTGACACACCAAACTCCCTGATCGAGCGTAACCATTTAAAGGAAGCCAAGGAACAACTCGTGAAAATCCGTGGCATTCCTAACGTAGACGAGGAATTCAACGATCTGGTGTCGGCCAGTGAAGCCTCGAAATTAGTAAAACACCCTTGGGTTTCTATTTTCCAGAGAAAGTATAGACCCCAACTCACCATGGCCATCTGCATTCCCTTATTCCAGCAACTCACTGGCATGAACGTGATCACATTTTATGCGCCTGTTTTGTTCAAAACCATTGGTTTTGGAAGCAGCGCGTCTCTTATGTCTGCAGTGATCACCGGCACCGTCAATTGTCTCGCAACCCTCGTTTCGATTTTCAGTGTTGATAAGTTTGGAAGAAGAACCCTTTTCCTAGAGGGTGGTGCTCAAATGTTCATTTGTCAG GTTATAATTACAATAGCAATTGCTTTTAAATTTGGAACGACTGGAAATCCTGGAGAATTGCCTAAATGGTATGCATATGGAGTGGTTTCCTTCATCTGCTTATACGTAGCTGGATTTGCTTGGTCCTGGGGTCCTCTGGGATGGTTGGTTCCCAGTGAGATTTTCCCACTTGAAATCAGGTCAGCTGCTCAGAGTATCAATGTCTCCGTCAACATGATCTTCACCTTCGCCATTGCGCAAGTCTTCACGTCGATGTTGTGCCATTTGAAATTTGGGCTGTTCATCTTCTTTGCATGCTGGGTGGTGATAATGACCCTCTTCATTCACAAGTTCTTGCCGGAGACTAAGGGCGTTCCCATTGAAGAAATGACGATTGTGTGGCGAAATCATCCTTACTGGCGCAAGTTTGTTTCCTCCGAAGGAGACGCTTCTGGCCCTGAATCAGGAGATATTCAGTTGGAAAAAGGAGGAGAACAAAAAGTTTGA
- the LOC121237623 gene encoding ethylene-responsive transcription factor ERF027-like, with product MADHNNSPMQHRRLDQPFDQPPVPALDPPHPPTEQYYSLDQVQNSHPIHTCESPSAKPIQSPKPAMASGSSSRHPMYRGIRCRSGKWVSEIREPRKTTRIWLGTFPTPEMAAAAYDVAALALKGGDAVLNFPGSVGSYPVPASTSPLDIRNAAAAAAALKKAESSDNQRLGQQYSRSDGNPTHESGLTSGDEFLDEEAIFGMPNLLVDMAEGMLVSPPRINSSDDSPGGSDGGESLWNYF from the coding sequence atggctGACCATAACAACTCACCTATGCAACATCGTCGACTAGACCAACCCTTTGATCAGCCACCAGTGCCAGCCCTTGACCCTCCCCATCCTCCCACCGAGCAGTACTACTCATTGGACCAAGTCCAAAATTCGCACCCTATTCACACGTGTGAATCTCCCTCAGCTAAGCCAATTCAATCTCCAAAGCCCGCCATGGCCTCGGGTTCTTCAAGCAGACACCCAATGTATCGCGGAATTCGGTGCCGGAGCGGCAAGTGGGTCTCGGAAATCCGAGAGCCACGCAAGACCACACGTATATGGCTGGGCACGTTCCCCACCCCGGAGATGGCCGCTGCCGCCTATGACGTGGCGGCGCTAGCACTAAAAGGTGGCGATGCAGTTCTCAATTTCCCTGGGTCAGTTGGTTCGTACCCAGTTCCGGCCTCTACATCGCCCCTTGACATACGTAACGCCGCTGCAGCAGCAGCCGCATTGAAAAAGGCTGAATCGAGTGACAATCAGCGACTCGGGCAGCAGTACTCACGTAGCGATGGGAATCCTACGCATGAATCAGGTTTAACATCTGGAGACGAGTTTTTGGATGAGGAGGCTATATTTGGCATGCCAAATCTGCTAGTGGACATGGCTGAGGGAATGTTGGTGTCCCCGCCGAGAATAAATTCATCGGATGACTCGCCGGGAGGTTCAGATGGAGGAGAGAGTTTATGGAACTATTTTTGA